Below is a genomic region from Spirosoma radiotolerans.
GTTCGCTGTAGTCGTTGTGCAGGGCATAGCCCGCGATGTAGTCCATCGCATCATCCAGCTCGACACAGCTGGCGCGTTTGCCAATAATGATGGCCAGTTCCACTTCCCAGTCCGTTTTTTCGGACCGTTTCGGGATCACCACATTGTCATTGGGTCCGCAAAGCGCTGTTGTTGACTTAAAGAACAAAATAGGTTCTGCCGGACTAGGCGCGTTTGTTTCTGCTGCATGTTTAGCGTAGTTCAGCCCAACGCAAACGATTTTTGACGGGCGCTTGACACAAGGACCGAAGCGTTCGCCGGCCGACACTTCAGGGCAAGTAGGAGCGTGCGCCGAAAGCCAGTGGGTGAGCCGTTCGGGGCCGTTGGTGGCAAAGAACGATTCGTCATAATCTTCGCCAAAGTGGGTGACGTCAATATGCTGGCCGGTGGGTAATACAACACCAGGATGTTCGTGATCGGGCGAGCCGAAGCGGAAGAGTTTCATGCAGGAGAGAGGATTCTTTGAACGGAAAGCAGATTAAGCCGCAAGTTTAACCATTCTGGCTAAAACCTGGCCTATCCGCAAAAAAGTAAACTGGACTCGTATTAATTATTCAGCCGAATAAATCCTCCATCCAGTGGATAATCGCAGCCGGTGGTAAAACCAGCTTCATCGGAGCATAGATACAGGGCTAATGCGCCAACTTCCTTGGGTTCGGCCATCCGGCCAATGGGCTGGGTTTTCGATAGTTTCTCAAACATTTCGGCTTCCTGACCCGGATAGGTTTTTGCCAGAAAACCATCCACAAACGGCGTGTGGACCCGCGCGGGCGAAATGCAGTTACAGCGGATATTATCATTTAGATAATCCTTAGCCACCGACAATGTCATGGTCAGCACGGCCCCTTTGCTCATCGAATAAGCGAACCGATCAGGAATACCGACCGAGGCCGCTACCGACGCCATATTCAGAATTACTCCACCGCCATTGGCTTTCAAGTGAGGAATCGTGGCATACAGGCAATTGTAAACGCCCTTGATGTTGATGCGGAAAATCCGGTCGAAGTCAGCCTCCTCCGTCGTATCGGCTTTGCCAATGTGGGCGACACCCGCGTTATTGACCAGAATGTGAATGGGCGATTGTTGGGCAATTGTCCCGATCAGTTCAACTACCTGCGCCTGGTTCGATACATCAATTGTATGCGCCTGCGCCTGACCGCCGGTTGCTGTGATGTCATTGGCGACCTGTTGGGCCAGATCGCCGTTGATTTCCAGAATATGAACACTGGCGCCAGCCTGGGCAAACGCCTGAGAAATTGCCAGCCCAATACCACTGGCTCCGCCTGTAACAAGCGCCGTTTTATTTTTGAGTGAAAACATAGCAAAAGAGTGAATGAGTGAAAGAGCGAATGAGTGAATGAGCGCGCAACAGCCATCAGGCTTTCGCTCATTCACTCATTCGCCCTTTCACCTATTTATAGTGAAACGCCCCGTTTCCAGGGAATGAAATCATCCTGACCAAGCCGTTCGGCCTGGGTAATTTCCTCACCCGATGCCAACCGGATAATGTACTCCAGCATGGCGTGGGCATTTTGTTCGATGCTTTGTTCGCCATCGATGATGGGACCGCTGTCGAAGTCGATCACATCGGGCATCCGGTTTTTGAGAATGGTGTTGGTCGAAACCTTCACGACGGGGCAAACGGGGTTGCCCGTCGGTGTGCCAAGCCCGGTTGTAAAGACAATAACATTGGTGCCTGACCCGGCCATACCCGTTGTTGCCTCAACGTCGTTGCCCGGTGTGCAGAGTAAATTAAGGCCGGGTGTTGTGGCAGGTTCGGCATAGTCCAGCACATCCGCAACGGGTGCGGTGCCTCCTTTTTTTGCCGCCCCTGCCGATTTAATGGCATCCGTGATGAGGCCGTCTTTGATATTACCCGGCGAGGGGTTCATATCAAAGCCCGATCCGGCGGCTTCGGCCTGCGCCGAGTAATCGCCCATCAGCGTAATGAATTTTTGCGCTTTGGCAGAATCATCGGTGCGGTTAATCAATTCCTGTTCCACTCCGTTGAGCTCTGGAAATTCAGCCAGAACCGTTTTGCCGCCCAGAGTCACCAGAATATCCGACAATTGTCCAAGGGCTGGATTGGCCGAAATGCCGGAAAAGCCGTCGGAACCACCACATTTTAACCCAACGGTCAAGGCGCTGAGCGGGGCGGGTTGCCGTTCGAGTTTATTGACTTCTACCAGGCCAAGAAACGTTTCTTTTACAGCCTGCGACATCAGCGCATATTCGGTACCCGCCTGTTGCTCAAACAAAAGCAGGGGTTTGTTAAACTTCGGATTCTGCCGCTTGATCTCGGCCGAAATCATATCGACCTGCAAATGCTGACAACCCAGGCTAAGCACTGTTGCCCCGGCCACATTGGGATTGTTAATGAACCCGGCCAATAACGAACACAAATAGCCGGAATCCTGCCGGGTGCCACCACAACCCATTTCGTGGGTCAAAAATTTGATACCATCGATGTGTTTGAAAGGCCGGTCTGGATGGTGGTTAATGGTGCGAATCTGGGATTCGTCGACGAAAGGCTGCATTTTTTTGGCAATATCCATTTCGCCGGCTTTGTACAGGCTCAGTAATTCATGCACCTGCGTCCGGTACGTTTCGGGTTGTGCATAGCCCAACTCGCGCTCAAAGGCATCTTTCAGAATGAGAACGTTACGGTTTTCGCAGAACACCAGGGGCACAACCAGCCAATAGTTGCGCGTCCCGACGCTGCCATCGGCCCGGTGATACCCCATAAACGTCCGGTCCGCCCAGGCCGAAATGTTGGGTGGCTGCCAGGCATAAGGTTGCTTTTTATCAAGGCCGTATGGGTCGGCGTCATGTTTCAGGTTGAACGTCGTGATGGGCTCGCCCCGGCGAATGGCCTGGGTAGCTTTGCCAACTAACACGCCATACATGGTAATTGGATCGCCGGGCTGCCGATCTTCGGTTACAAATTTGTGCTTGGCGCCAACGGCATAAGGTAAGTCGTAGGTTGTATGATCAAACTCAATTCGTTCTCCGGCGTCCAGATTACGCAACGCAACAATGACGTTATCGGCAGGATGAACTTTTAATACACGGGCAGGCATCTGAAAATGAATAAGGTATAAATCGGTAAGTCGAAACGGACATAAATATACCACCTCCACGAAAAACTTTGTTCAACTCTATTGCGAATGTGACGGCCAATGCCAAGTTTTGATACTTGAATTCCTACCTTAATCATGCCCCCACCGTTGTCTACTACCCAAACTGGCTTTACAGCCAACCGTTTGATGTCCATGGATGCCTATCGGGGCTTTGTGATGACATTAATGGCAGCCGAGATGCTGCAATTCGAGCAACTGCACGAAGCGTTTCCTGCGAGTGGTTTCTGGGCTTTTCTGGCTCATCATCAAAGTCATGTTGCCTGGGCGGGTTGCTCGTTGCACGACCTGATCCAGCCGTCGTTCTCGTTTCTGGTCGGGGTGGCGCTGCCGTATTCAATGGCCAGCCGGGCCGGATTGGGCCAATCGCCAGCCGCGCAATTTGGGCGGGCATTACGCCGGTCGCTGATCCTGATCCTACTGGGGATTTTTTTGCGGTCAACGCACGCCAGTCAAACCAATTTTACTTTTGAAGACACCCTGACGCAAATTGGCCTTGGCTATCCCTTCCTGTTTTTACTGGGAAAAGCAAACGTCCGAACCATCTGGATGGCGCTGGCTGCTATTCTGGTTGGGTATTGGCTGGCCTTTATTCTCTATCCTGCTCCCGGCCCTGATTTTCCGTATGCTGCTGTTGGCGTTCCGGCAGACTGGCCGGAGCATTACAGCGGGCTGATGGCTCATTTTAACAAAAACAGCAATCTGGCCTGGGCGTTTGATACCTGGTTTCTCAATCTTTTTCCCCGGGAAAAACCGTTCCTCTTCAACGGGGGCGGGTATGCCACACTCAGTTTTATACCAACCCTGGGCACGATGTTGCTGGGCCTGGTGGCTGGACGGTGGCTACGGTCGGGGCTGACGCAACGGGAGATTGTAAAGCGATTTCTGATCGCTGGGGGCGTTGGCCTAGCCGCTGGCCTGATTCTGCACATTTCGGGTATTTGTCCGATCGTGAAGCGTATCTGGACCCCCGCCTGGGTGTTGTTCAGTGGAGGCTGGTGTTTCTGGTTGCTTGCTCTTTTCTACAGCCTTATTGATGTGGCCAACAAGCGGGACTGGGCCTTTCCCCTCATTGTTGTTGGCATGAACTCAATTGCCATTTACTGCCTGGTGCATCTGATTGACCGGTTCATAATTACGTCGCTTTACACGCATCTGGGACAAGGGCCCTTTCTGCTGCTCGGGCCTGCCTACGAGCAACTGTTGGTTGGTCTGGTTACGTTAGGCCTGTTTTACCTTATTCTTCGGTGGATGTACCGTCGGAAACTCTTTATTCGTATCTAATACATGCTCAGCGCCAATATCCTGAATCTGTTCGATCAGACAATTTTTTACGGTACGATTTCGGTCGAAAATGGCCGCATCGCCCAGATCGATCGGTTGGGTGCCGAACGTCCCGGCGAGCCGTATGTGTTGCCCGGATTCGTGGACGCGCACGTCCATGTAGAAAGCTCCTTGCTGACACCTCCGCAGTTTGCGCGTCTGGCGGTTGTTCATGGTACAGTAGCAACCGTATCGGACCCGCACGAAATTGGAAATGTGTTAGGCGTTGCAGGCGTCAAGTACATGGTTGACGAAGCCCGTCGGGTACCGTTCAAATTTATGTTCGGGGCACCTTCCTGCGTTCCGGCCACTCCCTTCGAGACTGCCGGCGCGACGATCAGCGCCCAGGATGTGCGAGCTTTACTGGCCATGAAGGAAATTGGCTACCTGGCCGAGGTCATGAACTTTCCGGGTGTGTTGCACGAAGACCCCGATATGATGGCTAAAATTGCCCTGGCCAAAGCGTTCAACAAGCCTGTCGATGGCCATGCCCCCGGCCTGACCGGCAACGACGCACAGCGGTATATGGATGCCGGTATCAGCACCGACCATGAATGTTTTACGTACGAAGAAGGCTTGGACAAGGCTCAACGAGGTATGAATATCCTGATTCGGGAGGGGAGCGCGGCCCGTAATTTCGAAGCGCTGATCCCGCTGCTGGCCGAGTTTCCAACGCAGATCATGTTCTGTTCCGACGATAAACACCCCGATACCCTGGCCCAAGGGCACATCAATCAGTTGGTGGTACGAGCGTTGAAGAAAGGCCATTCGCTTTGGCAAACCCTACGGGCGGCCTGCCTGAATCCGGTACTTCATTACCGGTTGCCGGTTGGGCTGTTGCGTGAGGGCGATCCCGCTGATTACATTGTGGTCACTGATTTGACGGAACTACGTGTAGAGCAAACCGTAATCAATGGGGAAATCGTCGCTCAGAATGGCCAGTCGGCTATACCGGATTGGCGAAGTGAACACGTTAATCAATTTAGCTGCTCGCCCAAAACACCGACTGACTTTGCCGTAGAAGTCGATCTTTCGGCAGGCAAGCCACTTATTCGGGTTATAGAAGCGCTGGATGGGCAGCTCATTACGAACGAGTTACAGGAGGAGGCCCGAATCGAAAATGGAGAAATAGTACCCGACACGGACCGCGATATCCTGAAACTGGTTGTGGTTAATCGGTACCAGAATGCGCCCCCGGCCGTCGCCTTTATTAAAAATGTGGGACTGAAACAGGGTGCCATTGCCTCGTCTGTTGGGCACGATTCGCATAATATTACAGCCGTTGGCTGCGATGACGAAAGTATCTGCCGGGCCGTTAATCTGGTCATCGAAGCGAAAGGTGGCTTGTCGGCCGTGGGGGCGAGCCATAACACACAGGCGCCCGTGTCCATGTTGCTGCCGCTGCCGGTGGCGGGGCTAATGACCGATGCAGATGGGTATGAGGTCGCCGATCAATATGCGGCTCTGGACCAGTTTGCCAAGCACGTGTTAGCGAGTACCCTGACGGCTCCTTTTATGACCCTATCCTTCATGGCGTTACTTGTTATTCCTTCGCTAAAGTTGAGTGATAAAGGATTATTCGATGGGCAAACGTTTGAATTTACCCCTCTTCAAATAGTGAAATGACCCCACTAAAAAATTTTATTTGCTAACTATTTTAAATTCTATTTTTTATGGGTAGGTTTACACTCCTCAAGGCTATTCCTAACCTTAATCTTTCACATCCCGACTATGGCTCGCTCACGCTCCCAAACCGGCCCCGACGACGAAACCCTCTGGAATCAGTTTCGCGGTGGCGATGAAAATGCGTTTGCCCGATTGTACCAAAATTATGTTCAAACCCTCTACCACTACTGCGCTCACTTTGCTACTGACCGCGCCTTAATTAAAGATTGCATCCACGACCTATTTGTTGAATTGTGGAAACACCGTACGACCATCGGGCCAACAACCTCCGTACGTTTTTACCTGATGGCATCCATCAAACGCAAGCTGGTTCGGCACTTAACGGCTGAGCAGAAATTAGTTAGTCAGGACGACATGATCAATGGTCGGCGCGTTGGCGATACGTTGCCTGGGGCTGACCCATCGCACGAAAACCTGTTGATTGCTCATGAAGAAGATTCGTACATGACGGATTGTCTGCATCAGGCGCTCGACAAACTTCCCCGCCGTCAGCGTGAAGCCGTTCACCTGCGGTACTTCCAAAACATGAGTAATGAGGAAATTTCTTCACTCATGGAAATCAATATCCAATCCGTTTATAACCTGATCTTCGGCGCTATGAGCAACCTCAAGCGGTATGTCACGCTTGAAAATGTGTCACTCTGACGCTGTATAACCCTCGACTTTTCTAATCCCGATAGCTGCCAGCCAATTATCGGGATTTTTATTTGTCATTTTCCGGGCGCTGTCCGGTGTCCAACTTAACCCTGCCAATTACCGCTCAAGCACTTCTGTACAGTAGGTCGGTGTAGCGGATGGATAACCAGTTTATGTCTTGTAAAGACTCCGTGGTTCGGGTAACTTCGCTGAATGAATACAGACTCAACGCCCTTACCTGAGCGGGTTCGTCCCCGCGTTTTGGATGATGTAATTGGACAGCGCAAACTCATTGGCCCGTCGGGTGCCCTCCGGCGAGCCGTAGAATCAGGACGTTTACCATCCATGATTTTGTGGGGGCCACCGGGCGTTGGCAAAACAACCTTGGCGTTGTTACTGGCCGAGGCTGTTAAGCGCCCTTTTATTGCCTTAAGCGCTATCAATTCAGGCGTTAAGGAAATTCGGGAGGTGTTAAGTCGTCCGGGCGGCCTGTTTTCGCCGGTAGTGTTCATCGATGAAATCCACCGATTCAATAAAAGCCAGCAAGACGCTCTGCTCGGGGCGGTCGAAAAAGGTCAGATTACACTCATCGGCGCTACGACAGAAAATCCCTCTTTTGAAGTAAACAGCGCCCTGCTATCCCGTTGCCAGGTTTACGTGCTGGAAGGGCTTAATCGGGAGGAGTTGATTCAGCTTATCGACCGGGCCATTGCGCAGGATACCTTCCTCCAGTCGAAACGAATTACCGTCGAATCATACGATGCGTTATTGCGACTGTCTGGTGGCGATGGACGTAAATTACTTAATCTGCTTGAACTGGTGGCTTCGGCGCACGTGTCTGCTGATCCGTTAATTATTACCGACGAGGGTGTAACCGCCGTTGCCCAACAGAATATTGCGCGCTACGATAAATCAGGCGAGCAGCATTATGACATAATTTCGGCCTTTATTAAGTCCCTGCGTGGCTCCGACCCAAACGCAGCCTTGTACTGGATGGCGCGCATGATCGTGGCCGGTGAAGATCCGGTCTTTATTGCCCGCCGTATGCTGATCATGGCTTCGGAAGATATTGGCAACGCCAACCCTACGGCCATGATTATGGCATCGGAAGCCGTACAGGCCATTCGGTCGATTGGCATGCCGGAAGGCCGGATTATTCTGTCGCAGGTGGCGGTGTACCTGGCAACGTCGCCTAAGAGTAACGCGAGTTATGTGGCTATTGATGAAGCCATTGCGCTGGCGGAGCAAACGGCGCATTTGCCCGTTCCCCTGCACTTACGAAACGCCCCTACGAAGCTGATGAAAGAGATTGGCTACGGAAAGGAGTATCAGTATGCGCACGGCTACGAAGGCAACTTTGCGCTCCAAAACTTTCTGCCTGATGAGTTGAAAGGGCGCAGACTTTACGATCCCGGCCATAACGCCCGTGAAGCCGAGATTCGGCGGAGTTTACAAAAATGGTGGGGAGACTGGTACGGATATTAGGAGCAAGAAAAGCTAGTGAAATAAGCTACGCTTGAATCTTTGCCAGCGGGAAGGTGACTTGATAACACAGACTACACCTCCGCTGATTGACGCGAACTTTAATCGGCTTAGCCTACGTACGATGATATCGTCAAGAACATAGCTCGTGATTGACGGTGATGCGTTAAATGAAATTGACTTTGGAATATGGTCGGGCGCATAAGCCCTGGCCGTCATCTCCGAAACAAACAGTTGAGAGGGAATGTCCAGTTCAAACAGGCCAGCACTATCTGTTTCTGTTTGCTGATAATCCGCCAGTCGTCCAATGGCAACGTTAGCTCCCTGAACAGGAACAAGGTTTCCACTCGAATCGAGGCTCATCACTCGTCCACGGATCGTCCATTTTTTATCTGAATCGGTGACCTTTTGACTAGGCCCTGGGATTGTGCTGGAGTCAGTTTGAACGGAAGTTGAGCGAGCCGAAGCAGCATGTGCGGAATTGCTGCTTTGGCTTAGTTGCGCTTTGGCCGTTTGCCAGCCCAATAAACTCATTGTCAATAGGCCTATCCACCGACGCCAGGCCTGAGCAGTGCCCACCGTTGACGGAACCAATGGCCGGTTTAACTGGTCATCCCGAAAACGCCCGCAGCCTACTTCGGAAGATCGGCTAAGACGTCTAACCAATTCCTGGTCAGAAAGCGCCGTGTAATCGACGACTGTTTTCTGGCAACTGGCACAAAACCGGCCTTGTTGGGTTGGTTGCATATCGTCCCAGCGTTCGGGACAGGGGAGCGGAATCTGGACAGTGATGGGGCGCATAGAGTTAAACTAAGGGTTTTCTTTTCAGCTACATCACCTTGACCGAAAGTTGGTGGGCGATTAAGTGAGAGAGCTATCGCGAACCAGCACCGCTACGGTAACACCCTCCGGAGTAGCTTCAACAATGAAACGATCAAGGGTGACGCCGTGAGTCTGGAAAATGGATAACATGGGTAGTAGATCAAGATAAGGTCCTACCGAAGATATCCTGAAGAGATGCGTATTATCATCTGGAATTAGATTGTGTACTTTCACGTACGCATCCGCTAAATCGCCAAAAATGGCGGTAAAGGTGTCTATCATGAAGCCAGAATGGTCGGTTGTAAATTCTGATAAAAGTAAATGATCTATTAAGTAAACTATAACTATGGTATATAAATAGTGTTAATATCTTTTATCTGGTATTGGGATAGTATACATTTGAGTGTGCAGACAGTAGGCAGCCAACAAAGTAATGCGTATTTATTGGCTGCCTTTAACAAACTAAAGCTGCGATAAACCGGAAATCACCACCGTACTTGACCGTCGCCCACAACAATCCATTTTTCGGTTACCAGCTTTTCGAGGGCAAACGGACCACGGGCGTGGAGCTTCTGGGTAGAGATGCCAATTTCGGCACCGAGGCCAAATACCCCGCCGTCGGTAAACCGAGTGGAGGCATTCGCGTAAACCGCAGCTGCATCCACTTCGAACAGAAACCGATTAATCAGTGCCTGATTCTGCGACAGGATGGCTTCTGAATGGCGCGAAGAATACGTTTGAAGGTGGGAAAGCGCTTCGTCCAGACCAGTTACCACTTTTACGGCACATTTATAGTCTAAAAACTCACGGCCGAAATCTTCCTGTTGGGCGTGCTGTAGATTCGTGTAACCCGCTTTTTCAAAGATTGGGTACGCCGTTTCATCGGCGAAGACTTCAACATTCCATTTGGCAAAGTCGGCGGTTAGCATGGGCAGAAACTGGTCGGCGATGGTTTCATCGACCAGCACACAATCGAGTGAGTTACAGACCGACGGCCGGGAAACGCGGGCATTGACAACAATGGCAACGGCTTTATCCAGATCGGCACTTTCTTCAACGTAGGTGTGGCAAACACCGGCACCGGTTTCGATGGTGGGCACCAGCGAGTTTTTGCGGACGAACTGGATCAGCGACTCCGAACCGCGCGGAATAATAATATCCACGTAGCGTGTAGCCGTCAGTAGTTCATTGACAACCGCACGATCGGGGGGGAGCAGCGTCACGGCGGCTTTCGGTACGCCAAATTCAACCAATACGCCCTGAATAAGGCTAATCAGATACCGATTGGAAAAGTCGGCTTCTTTGCCGCCTTTCAGGACACAGGCATTCCCCGACCGCAAACAGACCGATGCCACATCGACGGTTACGTTCGGACGCGCTTCATAGATAACACCCACAACACCCAGTGGTACGGTAATTTTCTTAAGCTGAAGACCCTGCTCAATGCCACGTTCCAACAGCACTTCATTCGCTGGGTCGGGCAAAACAGCTACCTGACGCAGACTTGATGACAGATCGGCCACGCGGGCTGCCGTTAGCTTCAGTCGGTCATACTTTGGATCAGACGTCGGCATTCGGTCGAGGTCTTTCTGATTTTCGGCCAGAATCGCAGTGGTGTTTTCGGCCAGTACATCGGCCAGCCGGTTGAGCATGTCGGTCTTTTGAGCTGGGCTCAGCCGCCGAACGATGGCTGCGGCCTGTTGAGTGGCCTGGAGAAGGGGTGTAATAGGTGTCATGATTACAAAAGTACAATATCATTTGCATTGGCAACCTCAACGTTTTGCTGGTTAAGCTGTTGCGCCAGTGTTTCAGACGAAATCCGGGCGCGGGCTACGGCCACCGTTGTTTGATCTTCGGCAATGATTTCGATCATTTCGCCCGTTGCAAATTCGCCAACGATGGTTCTGACCCCTACGGCCAGCAGGCTGCGTCGTTGCTGCAAGGCCCGAACAGCACCCGCATCGATCTGAATACGACCAACGGCCAGACTGCCACTGCCAAGCCACCGGTTGCGGGCCGAGAGGGCTGTAGCCTGTGGGGTAAATTCAGTACCAAGTTCATGGCGTAACGCCCGGCTAATGCTATCCGGTTCGCTCAATCCGAAAATAACGACCCGAATACCCATCCGGGTTGCCAGTTTGGCAAATGTTAGTTTCGAGGCCATGCCGCCTAATCCCAGTGATGATTTATCGGTCCGGACAACACCGAATACACGTTCATCAAAGTCGGAAACCTGCCTGATTATCTGATTGTTGGCATCCAGCAAGCCACCTACGGAGGTACAAAGCATCAAGGCTTCGGCCCCAAAACCAACTGCAATGAGCGTGGCCAGTTCGTCGTTATCCGAAAATTTGAGTTCGCGGTTACTGACCACGTCGTTTTCGTTGGCAATCGGAATCAAGTCATTGGCCCAGAGCTCTTCATACGTCTGCTTTAGTTGCAGAAACTGATCCCGATTGGCAAAGTGATGCCGTTCGCACAGGCTTTGGGCAATAGAAATGCCATAAATAGAAAAAAAACGGGAATACTGATTGAGCAATAGCAAGTTGCCAACCGCGGCTGCGGCTTTTCGTTGCGTAATATCCCCCCGATATTCGCGAATTAAGGATTTGCCAGCACCAACGGCCCCCGACGATACCAGCACAATGCGATAATAGGGATGCAAGGCGGCCACCTGTCGCGCAATGTCAACCATTACGGGTTCGTTTGGCTCGCCATTGGGTTTAGTGATGGACGCCGTACCAAATTTAAGTACAAGAACGGGCTTTGTCATGGCGGCAAAGATACGGACCAATGCCGCATCACCGCGCTACTCACCTGGATGGGTTCTTTTTAATCGTGGGTACTGGTTCCACAAAACGAGCTTTTTGGCGTAGGGCGGCTTTAAGTTGCTTCAGGTAGTCGGCTTTGGGAATTTCAATGGCCCCGTACCGCCGAACATTGTCGTTGATAAACTGGGTATCAAGCAGGGTAAAGTGTTGCTGGCGGAGAATCAGAATCAGGTGATGGAAGGCTACTTTGGAGGCATTACTCACCCTATTGAACATGGATTCACCAAAAAAAGCACTGCCCAGCGCCACGCCATAGAGGCCACCCACTAACCTGTCGTCTATATACGTTTCTACGCTGTGTGCGAGGCCCATCTGGTGCAATTCGGTGTAGGCATCAATAATTTCTTCCGAAATCCAGACACTGTCATCGTCAGAGCGGGGAATCGCACAGAAATGCATCACTTCCTTAAAGGCGGTATTAATACGAACTTCGAATTGATTGCGATTAAGAACCGGACGAAGCGATTTGGCTGGTTTGTAAGTAGCCAGCGGAATAATCGCACGGGGATCTGGCGCGTACCAGTAAAGCGTACCGTCGGCGTCGGCCATAGGGAAAATACCATTTATGTAGCCGTAAACGAGATCGTCGGCGGTGAGCTTATCCATTAAACTTGTGGGTGTATACTGAGCAAAGATAAAACATTCAGGGACTATTTTGATAGCCCTAGCAGAAGGCCAATGGGTAGCTGAATCATCCGGGGATAGTCTGCATGCCTACCACAAAATGTATATACGTCCATGATATAGTGTGAATTGATCATTTAACTAATATATTGCTTCCCTGTTAGCGTACATTTACCCACCACATATGTTCACCTTCCTGTTTAACCGGCACGTCCTGCTGACGGTTGTCATTGCCTTTATGGGGCTATCCACTGGGTTTGCCCAAAAAGCGAAAGAAAAAGACCCTGCCCCGGCCATTAAATTCGGTCAGATTATCCCCGATCAGTTTCTGAACGTCACCACAGATTCTACCGCTGAAGCCGTAGCGCTGTACGATTATGGTGAGGTCACCTTTGATAATAACAGCGGC
It encodes:
- a CDS encoding glutamate-5-semialdehyde dehydrogenase; this translates as MTPITPLLQATQQAAAIVRRLSPAQKTDMLNRLADVLAENTTAILAENQKDLDRMPTSDPKYDRLKLTAARVADLSSSLRQVAVLPDPANEVLLERGIEQGLQLKKITVPLGVVGVIYEARPNVTVDVASVCLRSGNACVLKGGKEADFSNRYLISLIQGVLVEFGVPKAAVTLLPPDRAVVNELLTATRYVDIIIPRGSESLIQFVRKNSLVPTIETGAGVCHTYVEESADLDKAVAIVVNARVSRPSVCNSLDCVLVDETIADQFLPMLTADFAKWNVEVFADETAYPIFEKAGYTNLQHAQQEDFGREFLDYKCAVKVVTGLDEALSHLQTYSSRHSEAILSQNQALINRFLFEVDAAAVYANASTRFTDGGVFGLGAEIGISTQKLHARGPFALEKLVTEKWIVVGDGQVRW
- the aat gene encoding leucyl/phenylalanyl-tRNA--protein transferase yields the protein MDKLTADDLVYGYINGIFPMADADGTLYWYAPDPRAIIPLATYKPAKSLRPVLNRNQFEVRINTAFKEVMHFCAIPRSDDDSVWISEEIIDAYTELHQMGLAHSVETYIDDRLVGGLYGVALGSAFFGESMFNRVSNASKVAFHHLILILRQQHFTLLDTQFINDNVRRYGAIEIPKADYLKQLKAALRQKARFVEPVPTIKKNPSR
- the proB gene encoding glutamate 5-kinase; its protein translation is MTKPVLVLKFGTASITKPNGEPNEPVMVDIARQVAALHPYYRIVLVSSGAVGAGKSLIREYRGDITQRKAAAAVGNLLLLNQYSRFFSIYGISIAQSLCERHHFANRDQFLQLKQTYEELWANDLIPIANENDVVSNRELKFSDNDELATLIAVGFGAEALMLCTSVGGLLDANNQIIRQVSDFDERVFGVVRTDKSSLGLGGMASKLTFAKLATRMGIRVVIFGLSEPDSISRALRHELGTEFTPQATALSARNRWLGSGSLAVGRIQIDAGAVRALQQRRSLLAVGVRTIVGEFATGEMIEIIAEDQTTVAVARARISSETLAQQLNQQNVEVANANDIVLL